In Natrinema amylolyticum, the following are encoded in one genomic region:
- the thrS gene encoding threonine--tRNA ligase has translation MSEPDSQSQEQLTVVLPDGSELEVDADATVEDCAYEIGPGLGSDTVAGKLDGELVAKEEPVYDGAELEIVTDQSEEYLDVMRHSAAHCLAQAVERHYDDVDLAIGPPTDEGFYYDFDNLEIDEEDLAELEDEIEEIIAEDYEIEREDVSIEAARERLADEPYKLELLEEFADENDTVSFYTQGEWEDLCAGPHVDSTGEIGVVELLEIAGAYWRGDEDNTMQTRIYGTAFEDEGDLEDFLERKQEAKKRDHRRIGNEMDLFSIQDVTGPGLPLYHPAGKTVLKELEDFVENLNTDAGYDYVETPHVFKTDLWHRSGHYENYQDDMFIFDVGDDEFGLKPMNCPGHAAIFQDQSWSYRDLPIRYAENGKVYRKEQRGELSGLSRVWAFTIDDGHLFVRPEQIKSEVEQIMDMITEVLDTFDLEYEMALATRPEKSVGSDEIWERAEEQLESVLDSHGHEYEIEEGDGAFYGPKIDFAFEDAIGRSWDGPTVQLDFNMPDRFDLNYVGEDNEEHQPVMIHRALYGSYERFFMMLIEHYEGRFPLWLAPEQVRVLPISDDNLGYAHRVANEFDDFRVEVDGRDSTLERKIRAAHDDRVPYQIIVGDNEEEDGNISVRDRFEDQEYDVEIEAFRAHLEDEIEDQRTEPDFLQ, from the coding sequence ATGTCAGAACCAGATTCCCAGTCACAGGAGCAGTTAACTGTCGTACTGCCCGACGGATCCGAACTCGAAGTCGACGCCGACGCGACCGTCGAGGACTGCGCGTACGAGATCGGCCCCGGTCTCGGGAGCGATACGGTCGCCGGCAAACTCGACGGCGAACTCGTCGCCAAGGAGGAGCCGGTCTACGACGGCGCCGAACTCGAGATCGTCACGGACCAGTCCGAAGAGTACCTCGACGTCATGCGCCACTCCGCGGCCCACTGTCTCGCCCAGGCCGTCGAGCGCCACTACGACGACGTCGACCTCGCGATCGGCCCGCCGACGGACGAGGGCTTCTACTACGACTTCGACAACCTCGAGATCGACGAGGAGGACCTCGCCGAGCTCGAGGACGAGATCGAGGAGATCATCGCCGAGGACTACGAGATCGAGCGAGAGGACGTCTCGATCGAGGCGGCGCGAGAGCGACTGGCCGACGAACCCTACAAGCTCGAGTTGCTCGAGGAGTTCGCCGACGAGAACGATACCGTCTCCTTCTACACGCAGGGCGAGTGGGAGGACCTCTGTGCCGGCCCCCACGTCGACTCGACGGGCGAGATCGGCGTCGTCGAGCTGTTGGAAATCGCCGGCGCCTACTGGCGCGGCGACGAGGACAACACGATGCAGACGCGCATCTACGGCACCGCCTTCGAAGACGAGGGCGATCTCGAGGACTTCCTCGAGCGCAAGCAGGAGGCCAAGAAGCGCGATCACCGCCGGATCGGCAACGAGATGGACCTCTTCTCGATCCAGGACGTGACGGGGCCGGGCCTGCCGCTCTATCACCCCGCCGGGAAGACCGTCCTCAAGGAACTCGAGGACTTCGTCGAGAACCTCAATACTGACGCGGGCTACGACTACGTCGAGACGCCCCACGTCTTCAAGACGGACCTCTGGCATCGGTCGGGTCACTACGAGAACTATCAGGACGACATGTTCATCTTCGACGTGGGCGACGACGAGTTTGGCCTGAAGCCGATGAACTGTCCCGGCCACGCGGCCATCTTCCAGGATCAGTCCTGGAGCTACCGCGACCTCCCCATTCGCTATGCGGAAAACGGGAAGGTCTACCGCAAGGAGCAGCGCGGGGAGTTATCGGGTCTCTCGCGGGTCTGGGCGTTCACCATCGACGACGGCCACCTGTTCGTCCGCCCCGAGCAGATCAAGTCGGAGGTCGAGCAGATCATGGACATGATCACCGAGGTGCTCGACACGTTCGACCTCGAGTACGAGATGGCCCTGGCCACGCGCCCCGAGAAGTCGGTCGGCAGCGACGAGATCTGGGAACGCGCCGAGGAGCAACTCGAGAGCGTCCTCGACTCCCACGGCCACGAGTACGAGATCGAGGAGGGCGACGGTGCCTTCTACGGGCCGAAGATCGACTTCGCGTTCGAGGACGCCATCGGCCGCTCGTGGGACGGACCGACGGTCCAACTGGACTTCAACATGCCCGACCGGTTCGACCTGAACTACGTCGGTGAGGACAACGAAGAGCACCAGCCCGTGATGATCCACCGCGCGCTCTACGGCAGCTACGAGCGCTTCTTCATGATGCTCATCGAGCACTACGAGGGCCGGTTCCCGCTCTGGCTCGCGCCCGAGCAGGTCCGCGTGCTGCCCATCTCTGACGACAACCTCGGCTACGCCCATCGGGTCGCAAACGAGTTCGACGACTTCCGCGTCGAGGTCGACGGCCGCGACTCGACCCTCGAGCGGAAGATCCGCGCGGCCCACGATGACCGGGTCCCCTACCAGATCATCGTCGGCGACAACGAGGAGGAGGACGGCAACATCTCGGTCCGCGACCGCTTCGAGGACCAGGAGTACGACGTCGAGATCGAGGCGTTCCGCGCACACCTCGAGGACGAAATCGAGGACCAGCGGACCGAACCCGACTTCCTGCAGTAA
- a CDS encoding DUF7344 domain-containing protein — MVDTGEIIDDDEIFDALAARYRRRLLVELLTRDRRDIEKLTGISRAVADADGELLRKTLSNSRSISGADEKLLEKHHVHLPKLAEYGFIEWDREDHVVTKGPRFDDVRPLLELVDGQRERAPAEFDYLIVGEEPNSLSQSAFPHD; from the coding sequence ATGGTCGATACGGGTGAGATCATCGACGACGACGAGATATTCGACGCGTTAGCGGCTCGGTATCGCCGACGGTTACTGGTCGAGTTACTGACCCGCGATCGGCGGGACATCGAAAAACTGACCGGCATTTCTCGAGCGGTCGCGGACGCCGACGGCGAACTCCTCCGGAAGACCCTCTCGAACTCGCGCTCGATTTCGGGAGCGGACGAGAAATTGCTCGAGAAACACCACGTTCACCTCCCGAAACTGGCCGAGTACGGCTTCATCGAGTGGGATCGAGAGGATCACGTCGTCACGAAGGGGCCGCGATTCGATGACGTGCGACCCCTTCTCGAACTGGTAGACGGGCAGCGGGAACGAGCGCCAGCGGAGTTCGATTACCTGATCGTCGGTGAGGAGCCGAATAGCCTCTCGCAGTCAGCGTTCCCCCACGACTGA
- the pyrE gene encoding orotate phosphoribosyltransferase has product MTNQDLIDALRDAEAVKFGEFELSHGGTSEYYVDKYLFETDPDCLESIAEAFAERLAPDDKLGGVALGGVPLAAATSVAAGVPYVIARKQRKEYGTGNLIEGRLEDGEEVVVVEDIVTTGTSLVEAVEALREAGATVERALVVVDREEGGRETVEDAGVEMESLVTASELLENR; this is encoded by the coding sequence ATGACGAATCAGGACCTCATCGACGCCCTCCGCGACGCGGAGGCCGTGAAGTTCGGCGAGTTCGAACTCTCCCACGGCGGCACCAGCGAGTACTACGTCGACAAGTACCTCTTCGAGACCGACCCCGACTGCCTCGAGTCCATCGCCGAGGCCTTCGCCGAGCGACTCGCGCCCGACGACAAACTCGGCGGCGTCGCGTTGGGTGGCGTACCGCTCGCTGCCGCGACCAGCGTCGCGGCCGGCGTCCCCTACGTCATCGCGCGCAAGCAACGCAAGGAGTACGGCACCGGGAACCTGATCGAGGGCCGACTCGAGGACGGCGAGGAGGTCGTCGTCGTCGAGGACATCGTGACCACGGGAACGAGCCTCGTCGAGGCCGTCGAGGCGCTCCGGGAGGCGGGCGCGACCGTCGAGCGGGCCCTGGTCGTCGTCGACCGCGAGGAGGGCGGTCGCGAGACCGTCGAAGACGCCGGCGTCGAGATGGAATCGCTGGTGACCGCGAGCGAACTGCTCGAGAACCGGTAA
- a CDS encoding alpha/beta hydrolase has product MTLSSADEPHPDVQAFLELYESLDTPSFDEVSAQEAREMFDEMRVTEEPDIELESVEDRTIDGPRGDLPIRIYDPGTEGEDRPLLLYFHGGGWVIGNIDTHDGACRKLAADSGYPVVSVDYGLAPEHPFPEGLQDCYAALEWAADAADELNADPERLVVAGDSAGGNLAAGLSLLVRDTGGPEIAYQLLIYPSTGKVTETEAYEENGEDYFLTKDDMAWFRGHLFESEIDQGNIYAMPQLAHDLSELPPATVITAGFDPLRDDGANLVERLEDEGVPVAHHHYDDVIHGFFNMISEPVNLDRAHEAYDDAVADLHAAFE; this is encoded by the coding sequence ATGACACTGTCCAGTGCGGACGAGCCCCATCCGGACGTGCAGGCGTTTCTCGAACTCTACGAATCGCTCGACACCCCGTCGTTCGACGAGGTCTCGGCCCAAGAGGCCCGCGAGATGTTCGACGAGATGCGGGTCACCGAGGAGCCCGACATCGAACTCGAGTCCGTCGAGGATCGAACGATCGACGGCCCCCGCGGCGACCTGCCGATCCGGATCTACGACCCCGGCACCGAGGGGGAGGACCGGCCGCTGCTCCTGTACTTCCACGGCGGCGGCTGGGTCATCGGCAATATCGACACCCACGACGGGGCCTGCCGCAAGCTCGCCGCCGACTCCGGCTATCCCGTCGTCAGCGTCGATTACGGACTCGCGCCCGAACACCCCTTCCCCGAGGGACTGCAGGACTGTTACGCCGCGCTCGAGTGGGCAGCCGACGCGGCCGACGAACTGAACGCCGATCCGGAGAGGCTCGTCGTGGCGGGCGACAGCGCCGGCGGCAACCTCGCGGCGGGCCTGTCGCTGCTCGTCCGGGACACGGGCGGGCCAGAGATCGCCTATCAACTGCTGATCTACCCCAGCACGGGGAAGGTGACCGAGACTGAGGCCTACGAGGAGAACGGCGAGGACTACTTCCTCACGAAAGACGATATGGCGTGGTTCCGCGGCCACCTCTTCGAGAGCGAGATCGATCAGGGGAACATCTACGCCATGCCTCAGCTCGCACACGACCTCTCGGAGCTGCCGCCGGCGACGGTCATCACCGCCGGCTTCGACCCGCTCCGAGACGACGGGGCGAACCTCGTCGAGCGACTCGAGGACGAGGGCGTCCCCGTCGCACACCACCACTACGACGACGTGATCCACGGGTTCTTCAACATGATCTCCGAGCCGGTGAATCTGGATCGGGCCCACGAGGCTTACGACGACGCCGTCGCCGATCTGCACGCGGCGTTCGAATAG